One part of the Vicia villosa cultivar HV-30 ecotype Madison, WI linkage group LG6, Vvil1.0, whole genome shotgun sequence genome encodes these proteins:
- the LOC131612847 gene encoding protein BONZAI 3-like isoform X1 — protein MGGCCSDIRGGKQAVGAQQASTSNNNDNDAVDFFYTAQGFQPLFTQLQLSLSASNLLDRDIASKSDPMVVVYAKKGDGKLEELGRTEVIMNSLNPEWIEKINIAFHFETVQPLVFHVYDIDTRYHGVPTKTLKLNEQDFLGEASCTLSEIVTKPSRSLTLRLQNKSENISQRNQGAITIHAEETVAARSAVEIIFQCSHLDNKDRFSKSDPFLRISRMVETGGSVPICKTEVIDDNLNPKWKPLCLSVQQFGSKDNPLVIECFDFNSSGNHVLIGKLQKSIADLEKLYQERKGVNFVMPSKHHGQEKVLKGQLFVDQYCEKEQFSFIDYISSGFELNFMVAVDFTASNGNPQQPDSLHYINGSGQLNSYQKAILEVGEVIQFYDSDKWFPAWGFGGQIPSGTVSHCFNLNGNPTSSEVVGVEGIMDAYARALHTVRLSGPTLFGPVINKAAQMAADSLSLYNNSAKYHVLLIITDGVVTDLQESINALVNASDLPLSILIVGVGNTDFKSMEILDADNGRRLKSSTGRVATRDIVQFVPMREVHSGQISVVQALLEELPNQFLTFMRSRDIKPLTSYFPHGASSNQ, from the exons atgGGAGGTTGTTGTTCAGATATCAGAGGAGGTAAACAAGCTGTGGGAGCTCAACAAGCTTCAACCAGCAACAACAATGACAATGACGCCGTTGATTTCTTCTACACCGCTCAAGGTTTTCAACCATTGTTCACTCAACTTCAG TTATCTCTTTCAGCAAGTAACTTACTTGATCGGGACATTGCATCGAAG AGTGATCCTATGGTTGTGGTATATGCAAAGAAAGGAGATGGAAAATTGGAAGAATTGGGACGCACAGAAGTCATAATGAATTCTTTGAATCCAGAATGgatagaaaaaattaatattgcatttcattttgaGACTGTGCAACCACTTGTATTTCATGTATATGACATTGACACAAGATATCATGGTGTTCCCACCAAGACACTGAAACTGAATGAACAAGATTTCCTTGGAGAGGCTAGTTGCACTTTATCAGAG ATAGTGACCAAACCAAGCAGGAGTTTAACATTAAGGCTTCAAAACAAAAGCGAGAATATTAGTCAAAGAAATCAAGGGGCGATTACCATTCATGCTGAGGAGACTGTTGCTGCAAGGAGTGCTGTTGAGATTATTTTTCAGTGTTCTCACTTGGATAACAAAGACAGATTTTCTAAAAGT GATCCTTTTCTAAGGATATCAAGAATGGTTGAAACTGGAGGTTCGGTTCCAATTTGCAAGACTGAAGTCATAGATGACAATTTAAATCCGAAATGGAAACCACTTTGTCTTAGTGTCCAGCAGTTCGGAAGTAAA GATAATCCATTAGTTATTGAGTGTTTTGATTTCAATAGTAGTGGCAATCATGTACTGATCGG TAAACTGCAGAAATCAATAGCAGATCTGGAAAAGTTATACCAAGAGAGAAAAGGCGTCAATTTTGTCATGCCATCCAAACACCATGGACAAGAAAAG gttcTGAAGGGTCAACTCTTTGTGGATCAATATTGTGAAAAGGAACAATTCAGCTTTATTGATTACATATCTAGTGGATTTGAGCTAAACTTCATGGTTGCAGTAGATTTCACTG CTTCCAATGGAAATCCTCAACAACCAGATTCTTTGCATTACATCAATGGATCCGGTCAGTTAAATTCATATCAAAAG GCTATATTGGAAGTTGGAGAAGTTATTCAGTTTTATGATTCTGATAAGTGGTTTCCTGCTTGGGGATTTGGAGGCCAGATACCCAGTGGTACCGTATCTCACTGTTTTAATCTGAATGGGAATCCAACTAGCTCTGAG GTGGTAGGAGTTGAAGGCATAATGGATGCTTATGCTAGGGCTTTACACACAGTCCGCCTTTCAGGACCAACTTTATTTGGTCCAGTAATCAACAAGGCTGCACAGATGGCTGCCGACTCCCTTTCATTGTATAATAACAGCGCTAAGTACCATGTTCTGCTTATCATAACG GATGGAGTTGTTACGGATCTTCAAGAATCAATAAATGCTCTGGTTAACGCATCTGATCTTCCCTTGTCGATTCTAATAGTTGGTGTCGGAAACACTGATTTCAAGAGCATGGAG ATACTTGATGCTGATAATGGACGTCGCCTGAAAAGTTCTACAGGCCGTGTAGCTACACGAGATATAGTGCAGTTTGTCCCCATGAGAGAAGTACACT CTGGACAAATCTCTGTTGTGCAAGCTCTTTTGGAGGAACTACCTAATCAATTTTTGACTTTCATGCGGAGTAGAGATATCAAACCACTCACTTCCTATTTCCCGCATGGTGCATCCTCTAATCAATAG
- the LOC131612847 gene encoding protein BONZAI 3-like isoform X2 has protein sequence MGGCCSDIRGGKQAVGAQQASTSNNNDNDAVDFFYTAQGFQPLFTQLQLSLSASNLLDRDIASKSDPMVVVYAKKGDGKLEELGRTEVIMNSLNPEWIEKINIAFHFETVQPLVFHVYDIDTRYHGVPTKTLKLNEQDFLGEASCTLSEVMTKPSRSLTLRLQNKSENISQRNQGAITIHAEETVAARSAVEIIFQCSHLDNKDRFSKSDPFLRISRMVETGGSVPICKTEVIDDNLNPKWKPLCLSVQQFGSKDNPLVIECFDFNSSGNHVLIGKLQKSIADLEKLYQERKGVNFVMPSKHHGQEKVLKGQLFVDQYCEKEQFSFIDYISSGFELNFMVAVDFTASNGNPQQPDSLHYINGSGQLNSYQKAILEVGEVIQFYDSDKWFPAWGFGGQIPSGTVSHCFNLNGNPTSSEVVGVEGIMDAYARALHTVRLSGPTLFGPVINKAAQMAADSLSLYNNSAKYHVLLIITDGVVTDLQESINALVNASDLPLSILIVGVGNTDFKSMEILDADNGRRLKSSTGRVATRDIVQFVPMREVHSGQISVVQALLEELPNQFLTFMRSRDIKPLTSYFPHGASSNQ, from the exons atgGGAGGTTGTTGTTCAGATATCAGAGGAGGTAAACAAGCTGTGGGAGCTCAACAAGCTTCAACCAGCAACAACAATGACAATGACGCCGTTGATTTCTTCTACACCGCTCAAGGTTTTCAACCATTGTTCACTCAACTTCAG TTATCTCTTTCAGCAAGTAACTTACTTGATCGGGACATTGCATCGAAG AGTGATCCTATGGTTGTGGTATATGCAAAGAAAGGAGATGGAAAATTGGAAGAATTGGGACGCACAGAAGTCATAATGAATTCTTTGAATCCAGAATGgatagaaaaaattaatattgcatttcattttgaGACTGTGCAACCACTTGTATTTCATGTATATGACATTGACACAAGATATCATGGTGTTCCCACCAAGACACTGAAACTGAATGAACAAGATTTCCTTGGAGAGGCTAGTTGCACTTTATCAGAGGTCA TGACCAAACCAAGCAGGAGTTTAACATTAAGGCTTCAAAACAAAAGCGAGAATATTAGTCAAAGAAATCAAGGGGCGATTACCATTCATGCTGAGGAGACTGTTGCTGCAAGGAGTGCTGTTGAGATTATTTTTCAGTGTTCTCACTTGGATAACAAAGACAGATTTTCTAAAAGT GATCCTTTTCTAAGGATATCAAGAATGGTTGAAACTGGAGGTTCGGTTCCAATTTGCAAGACTGAAGTCATAGATGACAATTTAAATCCGAAATGGAAACCACTTTGTCTTAGTGTCCAGCAGTTCGGAAGTAAA GATAATCCATTAGTTATTGAGTGTTTTGATTTCAATAGTAGTGGCAATCATGTACTGATCGG TAAACTGCAGAAATCAATAGCAGATCTGGAAAAGTTATACCAAGAGAGAAAAGGCGTCAATTTTGTCATGCCATCCAAACACCATGGACAAGAAAAG gttcTGAAGGGTCAACTCTTTGTGGATCAATATTGTGAAAAGGAACAATTCAGCTTTATTGATTACATATCTAGTGGATTTGAGCTAAACTTCATGGTTGCAGTAGATTTCACTG CTTCCAATGGAAATCCTCAACAACCAGATTCTTTGCATTACATCAATGGATCCGGTCAGTTAAATTCATATCAAAAG GCTATATTGGAAGTTGGAGAAGTTATTCAGTTTTATGATTCTGATAAGTGGTTTCCTGCTTGGGGATTTGGAGGCCAGATACCCAGTGGTACCGTATCTCACTGTTTTAATCTGAATGGGAATCCAACTAGCTCTGAG GTGGTAGGAGTTGAAGGCATAATGGATGCTTATGCTAGGGCTTTACACACAGTCCGCCTTTCAGGACCAACTTTATTTGGTCCAGTAATCAACAAGGCTGCACAGATGGCTGCCGACTCCCTTTCATTGTATAATAACAGCGCTAAGTACCATGTTCTGCTTATCATAACG GATGGAGTTGTTACGGATCTTCAAGAATCAATAAATGCTCTGGTTAACGCATCTGATCTTCCCTTGTCGATTCTAATAGTTGGTGTCGGAAACACTGATTTCAAGAGCATGGAG ATACTTGATGCTGATAATGGACGTCGCCTGAAAAGTTCTACAGGCCGTGTAGCTACACGAGATATAGTGCAGTTTGTCCCCATGAGAGAAGTACACT CTGGACAAATCTCTGTTGTGCAAGCTCTTTTGGAGGAACTACCTAATCAATTTTTGACTTTCATGCGGAGTAGAGATATCAAACCACTCACTTCCTATTTCCCGCATGGTGCATCCTCTAATCAATAG